In a single window of the Acidobacteriota bacterium genome:
- a CDS encoding DUF5678 domain-containing protein, which produces MENLTPDEVLKAYRALPLEEQRQVLEKILEEGTLVTARNDDRFEREMQWIKQHRIEYAGQWVALDGDQLISHSTNAKEVFAAAEASGIHLPLVVRIEAPNEIPFGGW; this is translated from the coding sequence ATGGAAAACCTAACACCTGATGAAGTATTAAAAGCCTACCGCGCGTTGCCGCTTGAAGAGCAGCGTCAGGTACTTGAAAAGATTCTTGAAGAGGGAACTTTGGTAACTGCCAGGAATGATGATCGGTTTGAACGCGAAATGCAGTGGATAAAACAACACCGAATCGAGTATGCGGGGCAGTGGGTAGCCTTAGATGGCGACCAGTTAATCAGTCACAGTACAAACGCTAAAGAGGTATTCGCAGCGGCTGAGGCTTCGGGCATTCATTTGCCATTGGTTGTAAGAATCGAAGCCCCTAATGAGATACCCTTCGGAGGGTGGTAA
- a CDS encoding ABC transporter permease — protein MKDTSFTSSPLHLFTSSLLFPIIAVVAAFLVGGVIVWMVGDNPLLVYELFFTSVFGSIDGIGYTLFYATPLIFTGLAVAVAFKCGLLNIGAEGQLTIAAFATAWVGLILPNTNWLVVTLLAMIAAVVVGGVWAGVPGVLKAKFGAHEVITTIMMNFIAVGIVTYFTQYHYKKQGDPILETLPIAELQDGALVGPHIARMGALFSFIPERLPLNIAFFFALAACVLVYIFLWKTKWGYELRAVGTSPTAAEYGGISISRNIILAMAISGALAGMVGINDVLGYRYRYYDGFSANYGFTGIAVALLGRNHPVGVLFSALLFGALIRSSLFIDIFTDKVSKDWVVILQAIIILFVACEAFFRGSFKRFARSNA, from the coding sequence ATGAAAGATACATCCTTCACCTCTTCACCTCTTCACCTCTTCACCTCTTCATTGTTATTTCCCATCATCGCTGTTGTCGCGGCGTTTCTGGTTGGCGGGGTTATCGTCTGGATGGTTGGCGATAACCCGTTGTTGGTTTATGAACTCTTTTTTACCAGTGTTTTCGGTTCGATTGATGGCATCGGCTACACGTTATTCTATGCGACGCCGCTCATCTTTACCGGGCTTGCGGTGGCGGTAGCCTTCAAATGCGGACTGTTGAACATTGGCGCGGAAGGGCAGTTGACGATTGCGGCATTTGCCACCGCCTGGGTTGGCTTGATACTGCCGAACACGAATTGGTTAGTGGTGACGTTACTGGCGATGATTGCGGCGGTGGTGGTTGGGGGCGTATGGGCAGGGGTTCCCGGCGTTTTAAAAGCGAAATTCGGCGCACACGAAGTCATCACCACTATCATGATGAATTTCATTGCCGTCGGCATTGTGACCTATTTCACGCAGTATCATTACAAGAAGCAGGGCGACCCGATTCTTGAGACGCTGCCGATTGCCGAATTGCAAGATGGCGCGCTGGTCGGCCCGCACATCGCGCGAATGGGCGCGTTGTTTTCATTTATCCCTGAACGTCTGCCGCTCAACATTGCTTTCTTTTTTGCGCTCGCGGCGTGCGTATTGGTTTACATTTTTTTGTGGAAAACCAAATGGGGATACGAACTTCGCGCTGTGGGAACCAGTCCGACGGCTGCGGAATACGGCGGCATTTCGATTTCGCGAAATATCATTCTGGCGATGGCGATATCCGGGGCGCTTGCCGGGATGGTCGGCATCAATGATGTACTCGGATACCGCTATCGTTATTATGACGGGTTTTCCGCAAACTATGGGTTTACAGGCATCGCCGTTGCTTTGCTCGGACGCAATCACCCCGTAGGTGTGTTGTTTTCAGCCTTGCTGTTTGGCGCGTTGATTCGTTCCAGTCTGTTCATAGACATTTTCACCGATAAAGTATCGAAAGATTGGGTGGTGATTTTGCAGGCGATTATTATTCTATTCGTCGCCTGTGAAGCGTTCTTCAGAGGCAGTTTTAAACGCTTTGCCCGCAGCAATGCTTGA
- a CDS encoding four helix bundle protein, producing MSKKIIRHQDLEVYKKACEASMLIFDLSKLFPKEEIYSFTDQIRRSSRSICANLAEAWRKRRYEAAFISKLNDAEAEAAETQTWLEFAVRCQYLERETGKALFQTYDEVISTFVGMISHSSTWVLPTGQKGNNK from the coding sequence ATGAGTAAAAAAATTATCCGGCATCAGGATTTGGAGGTTTATAAAAAAGCATGTGAAGCATCTATGCTGATTTTCGATTTGAGTAAGCTTTTTCCCAAAGAGGAAATCTATTCATTCACTGACCAAATCCGCAGATCGTCGCGTTCTATTTGCGCAAACCTCGCCGAAGCCTGGCGAAAGCGTCGCTATGAAGCGGCTTTTATTAGTAAATTGAATGATGCCGAAGCAGAAGCAGCAGAAACTCAAACCTGGCTTGAATTTGCTGTACGCTGTCAATATCTGGAAAGAGAAACAGGCAAGGCGCTATTTCAAACCTATGATGAAGTTATTTCAACCTTTGTGGGAATGATCAGCCATTCATCAACCTGGGTTTTGCCTACCGGACAGAAAGGGAATAATAAATGA
- a CDS encoding DinB family protein, with protein sequence MAISAALLTEFDTEMATMRKTLERVTDDKFGWKPHDRSMTMGDLSSHIANMIGWVNVTISADEFDLAPGGVPMKNEAAKSNAELLETLDKNIAAARAAIESASDEQLMKSWSLKQNGQTLLSIPKVAVLRSFVMNHCIHHRGQLSVYLRMNDIPVPSIYGPSADESPF encoded by the coding sequence ATGGCAATTAGTGCAGCATTATTAACGGAATTTGATACGGAGATGGCAACCATGCGCAAGACGCTTGAGCGTGTGACTGATGATAAATTTGGCTGGAAACCGCATGATAGATCAATGACGATGGGCGATTTGTCATCACATATCGCCAATATGATTGGCTGGGTGAATGTGACGATTTCTGCGGATGAATTCGACCTTGCGCCCGGAGGTGTGCCAATGAAAAACGAAGCGGCAAAAAGTAATGCCGAGTTGCTGGAAACCCTTGATAAAAATATCGCGGCGGCGCGCGCGGCAATCGAAAGCGCCAGCGATGAACAGTTGATGAAAAGCTGGTCGCTTAAACAAAACGGGCAGACGCTTCTTTCAATCCCGAAAGTCGCAGTGTTACGCAGCTTTGTGATGAACCACTGCATACACCATCGCGGACAATTGAGCGTCTATTTAAGAATGAATGATATTCCGGTGCCTTCGATTTACGGGCCATCGGCTGATGAGTCGCCGTTTTAA
- a CDS encoding ABC transporter ATP-binding protein: MNESTKYAVEMRGISKRFATVVANNDVSLKIPAESIHAIIGENGAGKSTIMNILYGFYTADEGEILVDGTPQKIRHPHDAIALGLGMVHQHFMLVDPLTVTENIILGAEPTSGIAIDYKRACERVREISEQYGLKINPDARIEELSVGQQQRVEILKTLYRGAQILILDEPTAVLTPQEVNEMFAILRGLKAQGKTIIIITHKLAEVLALSDNVTVMRQGKVVGELPTKDATAEKLASLMVGRDVLLRVEKADARPNGIVLDAKNLSLVNKDGTPALDKLTFSVRSGEILGIAGVEGNGQTELIEVISGLKNPTSGEILFQGQDLNKLSTKTRKKRGIAHIPEDRHRRGLLLPFDLASNSILGIHAAAPVCGTVLLNQDYIDDRAERLVKEYDVRPPNIGLSAKSLSGGNQQKLIVARELDINPKLILISQPTRGVDIGAIEFIHKKIIEYRDGGAAVLLVSAELEEVLSLSDRVIVMYDGHLVGEVNPKTVSEEEIGLMMTGGRKKEGETGRTGEGETI; the protein is encoded by the coding sequence ATGAACGAATCTACAAAGTACGCAGTCGAAATGCGTGGCATCAGCAAACGTTTTGCTACCGTGGTTGCGAATAACGATGTGAGTCTGAAAATTCCTGCTGAGTCGATTCACGCCATCATCGGCGAAAACGGCGCGGGAAAATCGACCATCATGAATATTCTTTACGGATTTTATACCGCAGACGAAGGGGAAATTCTGGTCGATGGAACGCCACAGAAAATCCGCCATCCGCATGATGCCATCGCCCTCGGACTCGGAATGGTGCATCAGCACTTCATGCTGGTTGACCCGTTGACGGTGACGGAAAATATTATTCTCGGCGCGGAACCGACATCCGGCATCGCCATCGATTACAAGCGAGCTTGCGAGCGGGTTCGCGAAATTTCCGAACAATACGGTTTGAAAATCAATCCCGATGCGCGCATCGAAGAGTTGAGTGTCGGGCAGCAACAGCGCGTCGAAATATTAAAGACTTTGTATCGCGGAGCACAGATTTTAATTCTTGATGAACCGACCGCTGTCTTGACGCCACAGGAAGTCAATGAAATGTTTGCCATTTTGCGCGGACTGAAAGCGCAAGGCAAAACTATCATCATCATTACCCACAAACTCGCCGAAGTTCTGGCGCTTTCCGATAACGTCACCGTCATGCGTCAAGGCAAGGTGGTTGGCGAATTACCTACTAAAGATGCGACGGCAGAAAAACTCGCAAGTCTAATGGTCGGGCGCGATGTTTTGCTGCGCGTTGAAAAAGCGGATGCCAGACCAAACGGAATTGTGCTGGATGCGAAAAATCTTTCACTGGTCAATAAAGACGGAACCCCGGCTTTGGATAAGTTGACGTTTTCGGTGCGTAGCGGCGAAATACTTGGCATTGCCGGTGTCGAAGGCAACGGGCAGACCGAATTGATCGAAGTGATTTCCGGTTTGAAGAATCCGACATCGGGAGAAATTTTATTTCAGGGACAAGACCTCAATAAACTCAGTACCAAAACCCGTAAAAAACGCGGCATCGCGCACATTCCCGAAGACCGCCATCGTCGCGGATTATTATTGCCGTTTGATCTGGCGAGCAATTCGATTTTAGGCATTCACGCGGCAGCCCCGGTTTGCGGTACGGTCTTACTCAATCAAGATTACATTGATGACCGCGCCGAGCGGCTGGTCAAGGAATACGATGTGCGTCCGCCCAACATTGGGCTTTCGGCTAAATCGCTTTCGGGCGGCAATCAACAAAAACTCATCGTCGCCAGAGAACTCGACATCAATCCGAAATTGATTTTGATTTCCCAACCGACGCGCGGCGTTGATATCGGGGCAATCGAATTCATTCACAAAAAAATTATCGAGTATCGCGATGGTGGCGCAGCCGTGTTGCTGGTCTCTGCCGAACTCGAAGAAGTATTGAGCCTGAGTGACCGGGTCATCGTGATGTACGACGGTCACCTCGTCGGCGAAGTCAATCCCAAAACCGTCAGCGAGGAAGAGATTGGCTTGATGATGACGGGCGGGAGGAAGAAAGAAGGGGAGACGGGGAGAACGGGAGAAGGGGAGACAATCTGA
- a CDS encoding TlpA disulfide reductase family protein translates to MMKRFILSLMIFGGLNANTLSFTQNVEYLGKLNSELVAERPVTSIELKKALPDQIATLPVPVAKSEQVFGGRLFNNPRKEIAGLSVFLIERPNTLPVLFVDLDENGKLTDSERFAFSPIENPQDEDGQVLVKLPLKKGDFKFFPVRFFHPKKKPEKDDTRYVNHTFLGYAQGVVDIQGRKTLVQYQVNYPSGELNATKGYIGVDTNGDARIDNNFVSYELAYAKDETVVFRAGSAYVSTKSVDGASGKIVLKSHPVADYQRIELEIGSELNDFQFTDFDGNERRLSEFRGKYLLLEFWGTWCGPCVGEIPNFKEAYAKYKARGFEILGMDEDESVEKVKKFLTEKEITWTNATTPSIKDLTAKRFRITAFPTTILLDPQGKIVSLGRKNQLPLRGKELLETLEKLLPTQQKIAQ, encoded by the coding sequence ATGATGAAGAGGTTTATTTTATCGCTGATGATTTTCGGAGGACTGAATGCGAATACCTTGAGCTTCACACAGAATGTCGAATATCTCGGCAAACTCAACTCTGAATTGGTCGCAGAACGCCCGGTCACTTCAATCGAGTTGAAAAAGGCACTGCCTGATCAGATAGCTACCTTGCCTGTACCGGTCGCGAAAAGTGAGCAGGTATTTGGAGGGCGATTATTCAATAATCCGAGAAAAGAGATTGCCGGGTTGAGCGTATTCCTGATTGAAAGACCCAACACGTTGCCGGTGCTCTTTGTTGACTTGGATGAAAACGGGAAACTGACGGATTCTGAGCGTTTCGCGTTTTCACCTATCGAAAATCCGCAGGATGAAGACGGGCAGGTGTTGGTAAAGCTTCCGCTTAAAAAGGGCGATTTTAAATTTTTTCCGGTCAGATTCTTTCATCCGAAAAAGAAGCCGGAAAAAGACGATACGCGATACGTGAATCATACCTTTCTCGGCTATGCGCAGGGGGTGGTCGATATTCAAGGTCGCAAAACCCTGGTTCAATATCAGGTCAACTATCCGAGCGGGGAACTGAACGCAACCAAAGGGTACATTGGCGTAGATACCAATGGCGATGCCAGGATAGATAACAATTTCGTGTCTTACGAATTAGCTTATGCCAAAGATGAAACCGTGGTCTTTCGCGCCGGATCGGCGTATGTCTCGACGAAATCGGTTGATGGCGCGAGCGGGAAAATTGTCTTAAAATCGCATCCGGTTGCCGATTATCAGCGCATAGAACTGGAGATCGGCAGCGAACTCAATGACTTTCAGTTCACCGATTTTGACGGCAACGAACGCCGATTGTCGGAGTTTCGCGGCAAATATCTGTTGCTCGAATTCTGGGGAACCTGGTGTGGGCCATGTGTCGGTGAAATCCCAAATTTCAAAGAGGCATATGCGAAGTATAAAGCGCGCGGTTTTGAAATACTGGGGATGGACGAAGACGAAAGCGTTGAGAAGGTGAAAAAGTTTTTAACCGAAAAAGAGATTACCTGGACGAACGCCACAACCCCCAGCATCAAGGATTTGACAGCCAAGCGATTTCGTATCACCGCTTTCCCGACCACCATTCTGCTTGACCCACAAGGGAAAATTGTCAGCCTGGGCAGAAAAAATCAATTGCCTTTGCGCGGTAAAGAATTACTTGAAACGTTAGAAAAACTGCTGCCCACCCAGCAAAAGATCGCTCAGTAA
- a CDS encoding zf-HC2 domain-containing protein, whose protein sequence is MNCHHFEKLIPLYIEGDLDEREMKQVAIHVSECHACARLANQFNASQAWMQTLTPPEFNEAFFRDLQQSVMQEIQASAARQTFLQALGWRWKPVYALAFLLLILFGAFTFYVFSGKSVVKENPEIVNRGKDDETPQQTPPDKPPEPLVMPNDNPNDKPRGTGIAGVRKPRVKPQERIKLPDVWEPQNILEPIVTTEISLQNPDDIFSEEPHWFETDFKPIETTRIEIQTGDPNVRIIWFAPKPTESPKTITD, encoded by the coding sequence ATGAATTGCCACCATTTTGAAAAATTGATTCCGCTTTATATCGAAGGCGACCTTGATGAGCGGGAAATGAAACAAGTCGCCATCCACGTTAGTGAATGTCACGCTTGCGCGCGGCTGGCAAATCAATTCAATGCCAGCCAAGCCTGGATGCAGACGCTTACGCCGCCGGAGTTCAATGAAGCGTTTTTCAGAGATTTGCAACAGTCGGTTATGCAGGAGATTCAGGCGAGCGCCGCGCGTCAGACATTTTTACAGGCGCTTGGATGGCGTTGGAAACCTGTTTACGCCCTGGCATTTTTGTTGTTGATTCTATTTGGCGCATTTACGTTTTATGTTTTTTCGGGCAAATCGGTGGTTAAAGAAAATCCTGAAATAGTGAATAGGGGGAAAGACGACGAAACACCGCAACAAACTCCGCCTGATAAACCGCCTGAGCCACTCGTGATGCCGAATGACAACCCTAACGATAAACCGCGTGGTACTGGAATCGCTGGCGTTCGCAAACCGCGCGTGAAGCCCCAGGAGCGCATCAAGTTACCTGATGTCTGGGAGCCGCAAAATATTCTTGAACCGATTGTGACTACAGAAATCAGCCTGCAAAACCCGGACGATATTTTTTCTGAGGAACCCCATTGGTTTGAAACCGATTTTAAACCGATAGAGACGACGCGCATTGAAATCCAGACCGGCGACCCGAATGTTCGCATCATCTGGTTTGCGCCGAAACCGACCGAGTCACCCAAAACGATTACCGATTAG
- a CDS encoding sigma-70 family RNA polymerase sigma factor, with the protein MMIVEGCEIALMTNSFELEESAARERAMALVIERVKAGDNTAFEQIIHCYQRKIVLVAWRMLGNQEDARDAAQDTFLKAFKYLKSYDTRQDFSGWLYRIAVNSCNDIARRRGSVGQFTSFEAEHAAGNFSDLVGRDNLEAQAIKTQERALINRALKSLSEKERAAIVLRDLEGYSTNEVAKILGSTQTTVRSQISSARAKIREFHSRMLVSLRKGAGEKGSKGEF; encoded by the coding sequence ATGATGATTGTTGAGGGCTGCGAAATCGCATTGATGACCAACAGCTTTGAACTTGAAGAGAGCGCCGCGCGCGAGCGCGCGATGGCGCTGGTCATTGAACGTGTGAAAGCCGGCGATAACACTGCCTTTGAACAAATCATTCATTGTTATCAACGCAAAATCGTGTTGGTTGCCTGGCGCATGCTTGGCAATCAGGAAGATGCGCGCGATGCCGCTCAGGACACTTTTTTAAAGGCATTTAAATATTTGAAAAGTTATGACACGCGACAGGATTTTTCCGGCTGGCTTTATCGCATCGCTGTAAATTCGTGCAATGACATCGCGCGAAGACGCGGCAGCGTCGGTCAATTCACTTCATTTGAAGCCGAACACGCAGCCGGAAATTTTTCTGACCTCGTGGGTCGCGATAATCTCGAAGCCCAAGCCATCAAAACACAGGAACGCGCCTTGATTAATCGCGCCTTGAAATCGCTCAGTGAAAAAGAGCGCGCCGCCATTGTGCTCAGGGATTTGGAAGGGTATTCGACCAATGAAGTCGCAAAGATTTTAGGTTCGACACAAACCACCGTGCGTTCACAAATCAGTTCGGCACGCGCCAAGATTCGTGAGTTTCATAGCCGTATGCTCGTGAGTCTAAGAAAGGGAGCAGGAGAGAAAGGGAGCAAGGGAGAATTCTGA
- the rpiB gene encoding ribose 5-phosphate isomerase B, with product MIDERGKAVITEVDIRNLKAGDTLRIDENAKLTPLAEDLVREREITIERARRRIAASRRRIALGADHGGYAMKEELKRVLTELGHEFQDLGCYSTQAVDYPDFAHAVARAVANQVCQLGIMIDGAGIGSCMAANKVPGVRAAMCYDEATAKNSREHNGANVLTLGGKMISNEQMKKIVTAWLSTDLTEDRHRRRVAKIDAIGEEYCR from the coding sequence TTGATTGATGAAAGAGGCAAAGCGGTCATTACGGAAGTCGATATACGCAACCTGAAAGCGGGCGATACGCTGAGGATTGACGAAAACGCGAAACTCACGCCGCTTGCCGAGGATTTAGTGCGCGAACGCGAAATTACAATCGAACGCGCCCGTCGCCGCATTGCCGCCAGTCGTCGTCGCATCGCGCTTGGCGCAGACCACGGCGGCTATGCAATGAAAGAAGAACTCAAACGGGTGCTCACCGAACTTGGGCACGAATTTCAAGACCTCGGTTGTTATTCGACCCAAGCGGTCGATTACCCGGACTTCGCGCACGCCGTCGCCCGCGCGGTTGCCAATCAGGTTTGCCAACTTGGAATAATGATTGATGGCGCAGGCATCGGTTCCTGCATGGCTGCCAATAAAGTGCCGGGGGTGCGCGCGGCGATGTGTTACGACGAAGCGACCGCTAAAAATAGCCGCGAACATAACGGCGCAAATGTGTTGACGCTGGGCGGCAAGATGATTTCCAACGAACAGATGAAAAAAATCGTCACCGCCTGGCTTTCGACTGACCTCACGGAAGACCGTCACCGCCGCCGCGTCGCGAAAATCGATGCCATCGGCGAAGAGTATTGCAGATGA
- the hpt gene encoding hypoxanthine phosphoribosyltransferase has protein sequence MTANQPANFINHPNLKVLLSQAQIQNRVRELGAQITRDYADKNLELIGVLKGACVFLSDLIRHIDLPLSIDFIGISSYGASTKSSGEVKITKDLDKSLAGKDVILVEDIIDTGLTLNYMMHNFQSREVASIEIAALLDKPERHQIEIPAKYVGFTIPNHFVVGYGLDFSEKYRNLPYIGVPENPDELFKE, from the coding sequence ATGACAGCCAATCAACCCGCGAATTTTATCAATCACCCCAACTTAAAAGTGTTGCTCAGCCAAGCGCAGATTCAAAACCGGGTGCGCGAACTCGGCGCGCAAATCACCCGCGATTATGCCGATAAAAATCTCGAACTCATCGGCGTACTCAAAGGCGCTTGTGTGTTCCTGTCGGATTTGATTCGTCACATCGATTTGCCACTGTCGATTGATTTCATTGGCATTTCAAGTTACGGCGCTTCGACCAAGTCTTCGGGCGAAGTGAAAATCACCAAAGATTTGGATAAGAGTCTCGCGGGCAAAGATGTAATTCTGGTTGAAGACATCATTGATACGGGTTTGACCTTGAATTATATGATGCACAATTTCCAATCGCGCGAAGTCGCCTCCATAGAAATCGCCGCGCTTTTGGATAAACCGGAACGCCACCAAATCGAAATCCCCGCGAAATACGTGGGCTTCACCATCCCCAATCATTTCGTCGTCGGTTATGGGTTGGATTTTTCCGAGAAATATCGCAACCTGCCTTACATCGGCGTCCCCGAAAATCCTGACGAATTGTTTAAGGAGTAA